The Coprococcus phoceensis genomic sequence TCTGCAGGTCGTGGAGCGAGAGTATACAAAGATTATGGAAAAGGGTCCTTCGAGAGTCAATCCATTGATGGTTCCGCTGATGATTTCTAACATGGCAGCAGGGAATGTTTCCATACAATTAGGAGCACGAGGAAAGTGTACGAATGTTGTAACCGCATGTGCATCAGGGACAAACTCCATCGGAGATGCGTTTCGTGCCATTCAATATGGCGATGCAGATGTGATGGTTGCAGGAGGAACTGAGAGTGCAATCTGCCCGACAGGAGTGGCAGGGTTCACCGGATTGACTGCGCTTACGGCAGAGGAAAATCCGATGCGGGCGTCAATTCCGTTTGACAAAGACCGAAGCGGATTTGTGATTGGGGAGGGTTCTGGGATCGTTGTACTGGAAGAGTTGGAGCATGCAAAGGCAAGAGGAGCAAATATTTATGCAGAACTTGTCGGCTATGGTGCAACAGGGGATGCTTACCATATTACATCTCCGGCAGAAGATGGAAGCGGTGCGGCAAAAGCGATGCTGCTTGCGATGGAAGAAGCGGGGATAGAGCCAAAAGAAGTTGCCTACATCAATGCACATGGCACGAGCACACATCACAATGATTTGTTCGAGACGTATGCGATTAAAAGTGCATTTGGTGAGGCGGCAAAAGATGTCGTCGTCAATTCTACAAAATCAATGATTGGACATTTGCTTGGAGCAGCAGGCGGGGTGGAATTGATCGTCTGTGTAAAAGCGATACAGGAAGGGTTTATTCATCAGACAATGGGAACAAAAGAACCGGAGGCAGATTGTGATTTGAATTATGCAGTCGGAGCGCCGATTGAGAAAGAGATTCGTTATGCGATGAGTAATTCTTTGGGATTTGGCGGACATAATGCGACGCTGCTTGTCAAGAAATATGAAGGATAGGTGTGAAAATATGGAATTTGAACAGCTTGTGAAATTGATTGATGTGGTGTCAAAGTCCGCATTGAATAGTTTTAAATATGAAGAAAAGGGCGTAAAGCTATCTTTGCAAAAAGAAAGTTCCGCAAAAGCGGTAACTGTTTATCAGGAGGAAGAACTTCCGATACCGGAAGCACCTGTAAGGGCAGAAAAACAAGAGGGGTGTGTGGTAAAGTCTCCGTTAGTTGGAACTTTTTATACGGCTCCTTCGGAAGATGCGGATCCATTTGTACAGGTTGGCGATCAGGTGAAAAGCGGTCAGACACTTGCAATTGTGGAGGCGATGAAACTGATGAATGAGATTGAGAGTGAATACACAGGAGAAATCAAGGAAGTTTTGGTGGAAAATGGGCAGATGGTGGAATATGGACAACCATTGTTCCGCATCGGATAGATTTGAGAAGAGGAGATCACGTATGAGGTATTTGAGTACAAAACAGATTCAGGAAATCATTCCGCACAGACATCCGTTTCTTTTGGTGGATTACATTGAGGATTATGAGCCGGGTGTGTTTGCTACAGGATATAAATGTGTCACATACAGAGAAGATTTTTTTGCCGGACATTTCCCTCAGGAACCGGTTATGCCGGGTGTGCTGACAGTGGAGGCGTTGGCGCAGGTTGGCGCAGTTGCAATTCTTGCAAAAGAAGAGAATCGTGGAAAAATTGCATATTTCGGAGGAATTCAGAAGTGCAAATTTAAAGGAAAGATTGTACCCGGAGATAAAGTGAAGCTGGAGACGAAGATTATTCGGCAAAAAGGACCGGTCGGAGTCGGTGAAGCGGTAGCAAGTGTAGATGGGAAAATAGTAGTCAGCGCAGAATTGACATTTATGATTGGATAGGTGAGAAAATGATAAAAAAGGTGTTAATTGCCAACAGAGGAGAAATTGCAGTGCGCATTATAAGGGCATGCCGTGAGATGGGAATTGAGACCGTTGCCGTTTATTCAGAGGCGGATGCGGAAGCGCTGCATACACAGCTTGCAGATGAGGCGGTCTGTATCGGTCCGGCACCGTCAAAAGACAGTTATCTGAATATGGAACAGATCATCAGTGCGACGATTGTATCAGGTGCAGATGCGATTCATCCCGGATTTGGTTTTTTGTCGGAAAACAGCAAGTTTGTGGAG encodes the following:
- the accB gene encoding acetyl-CoA carboxylase biotin carboxyl carrier protein, whose amino-acid sequence is MEFEQLVKLIDVVSKSALNSFKYEEKGVKLSLQKESSAKAVTVYQEEELPIPEAPVRAEKQEGCVVKSPLVGTFYTAPSEDADPFVQVGDQVKSGQTLAIVEAMKLMNEIESEYTGEIKEVLVENGQMVEYGQPLFRIG
- the fabF gene encoding beta-ketoacyl-ACP synthase II, encoding MKKRVVITGMGAITPVGNSVTEFWDSIRAGRVGIGPITKFDTSEYKVKIAAEVKDFQAKDHMDFKAAKRMEPFSQYAVAAAKEAFADAGIDMEKEDPFRVGVMVGSGIGSLQVVEREYTKIMEKGPSRVNPLMVPLMISNMAAGNVSIQLGARGKCTNVVTACASGTNSIGDAFRAIQYGDADVMVAGGTESAICPTGVAGFTGLTALTAEENPMRASIPFDKDRSGFVIGEGSGIVVLEELEHAKARGANIYAELVGYGATGDAYHITSPAEDGSGAAKAMLLAMEEAGIEPKEVAYINAHGTSTHHNDLFETYAIKSAFGEAAKDVVVNSTKSMIGHLLGAAGGVELIVCVKAIQEGFIHQTMGTKEPEADCDLNYAVGAPIEKEIRYAMSNSLGFGGHNATLLVKKYEG
- the fabZ gene encoding 3-hydroxyacyl-ACP dehydratase FabZ; amino-acid sequence: MRYLSTKQIQEIIPHRHPFLLVDYIEDYEPGVFATGYKCVTYREDFFAGHFPQEPVMPGVLTVEALAQVGAVAILAKEENRGKIAYFGGIQKCKFKGKIVPGDKVKLETKIIRQKGPVGVGEAVASVDGKIVVSAELTFMIG